A stretch of Corvus hawaiiensis isolate bCorHaw1 chromosome 8, bCorHaw1.pri.cur, whole genome shotgun sequence DNA encodes these proteins:
- the LOC125329734 gene encoding cytochrome P450 26A1 isoform X1, with translation MGFSALVASALCTFLLPLLLFLAAVKLWDLYCVSSRDPSCPLPLPPGTMGLPFFGETLQLVLQRRKFLQMKRRKYGFIYKTHLFGRPTVRVMGAENVRHILLGEHRLVSVQWPASVRTILGSGCLSNLHNGQHKHRKKVIMRAFSRDALQHYVPVIQEEVSACLERWLGAAGPCLLVYPEVKRLMFRIAMRILLGFQPRQASPDGEQQLVEAFEEMIRNLFSLPIDVPFSGLYRGLRARNIIHAKIEENIRAKMARKEPEGGYKDALQLLMEHTQGNGEQLNMQELKESATELLFGGHETTASAATSLIAFLGLHHEVLQKVRKELQVKGLLCSSSHEKQLDMEVLEQLKYTGCVIKETLRLSPPVPGGFRIALKTLELNGYQIPKGWNVIYSICDTHDVADLFTNKEEFNPDRFMSPSPEDSSRFSFIPFGGGLRSCVGKEFAKVLLKIFTVELARSCDWQLLNGPPTMKTGPIVYPVDNLPTKFIGFSGQI, from the exons ATGGGCTTCTCCGCCCTAGTCGCCAGCGCCCTATGCACCTTCCTACTGCCCCTGCTACTCTTTCTGGCTGCCGTCAAGCTCTGGGACCTGTACTGCGTGAGCAGCCGCGACCCCAGCTGCCCGCTCCCGCTGCCCCCGGGCACCATGGGGCTCCCCTTCTTCGGGGAGACgctgcagctggtgctgcag AGGCGGAAATTCCTGCAGATGAAGCGCAGAAAATACGGCTTCATCTACAAGACTCACCTCTTCGGGCGGCCCACGGTACGAGTGATGGGTGCCGAGAACGTGCGGCACATCCTGCTGGGCGAGCACCGGCTCGTCTCCGTGCAGTGGCCCGCCTCGGTGCGGACCATCCTGGGCTCGGGTTGCCTCTCCAACCTCCACAACGGGCAGCACAAGCACCGCAAAAAG GTGATCATGCGTGCCTTCTCCCGGGACGCCCTGCAGCACTACGTGCCCGTCATCCAGGAGGAGGTGAGCGCCTGCCTGGAGCGGTGGCTGGGCGCCGCCGGGCCCTGCCTGCTCGTGTACCCCGAGGTGAAGCGCCTCATGTTTCGCATTGCCATGAGAATCCTGCTGGGCTTCCAGCCCCGCCAGGCCAGCCCCGACGGCgagcagcagctggtggaggCCTTCGAGGAGATGATCCGCAACCTCTTCTCCCTGCCCATCGATGTGCCGTTCAGTGGGCTCTACCGG GGCTTGCGGGCACGCAACATCATCCACGCCAAGATCGAGGAGAACATCCGTGCCAAGATGGCCCGCAAGGAGCCTGAGGGCGGCTACAAGGatgcactgcagctgctgatggAGCACACACAGGGTAATGGGGAGCAGCTCAACATGCAG GAGCTGAAGGAGtctgccacagagctgctgtttggGGGCCATGAGACCACTGCTAGTGCTGCCACATCGCTGATTGCCTTCCTAGGACTCCACCATGAAGTCCTGCAGAAAGTGAGGAAAGAACTGCAGGTGAAG GGGTTACTGTGCAGTTCCAGCCatgagaagcagctggacaTGGAGGTCTTGGAGCAGCTGAAGTACACGGGCTGTGTCATCAAAGAGACTCTCAGGCTGAGCCCGCCTGTTCCTGGAGGATTTCGAATTGCACTCAAGACCCTTGAGCTAAAT GGTTACCAGATCCCTAAAGGTTGGAATGTTATTTACAGTATCTGTGATACACATGATGTGGCAGATCTCTTTACCAATAAGGAGGAATTTAACCCAGATCGCTTCATGTCTCCATCTCCAGAGGATTCCTCTAGGTTCAGTTTCATTCCTTTTGGTGGGGGCTTGAGGAGCTGCGTGGGCAAAGAGTTTGCAAAAGTCCtcctaaaaatatttacagtggAGTTGGCTCGGAGCTGTGACTGGCAGCTGCTGAATGGACCTCCTACAATGAAAACGGGCCCCATAGTGTACCCTGTGGACAATCTGCCTACCAAATTCATAGGTTTCAGTGGCCAGATCTGA
- the LOC125329734 gene encoding cytochrome P450 26A1 isoform X2, with protein sequence MGFSALVASALCTFLLPLLLFLAAVKLWDLYCVSSRDPSCPLPLPPGTMGLPFFGETLQLVLQRRKFLQMKRRKYGFIYKTHLFGRPTVRVMGAENVRHILLGEHRLVSVQWPASVRTILGSGCLSNLHNGQHKHRKKVIMRAFSRDALQHYVPVIQEEVSACLERWLGAAGPCLLVYPEVKRLMFRIAMRILLGFQPRQASPDGEQQLVEAFEEMIRNLFSLPIDVPFSGLYRGLRARNIIHAKIEENIRAKMARKEPEGGYKDALQLLMEHTQGNGEQLNMQGLLCSSSHEKQLDMEVLEQLKYTGCVIKETLRLSPPVPGGFRIALKTLELNGYQIPKGWNVIYSICDTHDVADLFTNKEEFNPDRFMSPSPEDSSRFSFIPFGGGLRSCVGKEFAKVLLKIFTVELARSCDWQLLNGPPTMKTGPIVYPVDNLPTKFIGFSGQI encoded by the exons ATGGGCTTCTCCGCCCTAGTCGCCAGCGCCCTATGCACCTTCCTACTGCCCCTGCTACTCTTTCTGGCTGCCGTCAAGCTCTGGGACCTGTACTGCGTGAGCAGCCGCGACCCCAGCTGCCCGCTCCCGCTGCCCCCGGGCACCATGGGGCTCCCCTTCTTCGGGGAGACgctgcagctggtgctgcag AGGCGGAAATTCCTGCAGATGAAGCGCAGAAAATACGGCTTCATCTACAAGACTCACCTCTTCGGGCGGCCCACGGTACGAGTGATGGGTGCCGAGAACGTGCGGCACATCCTGCTGGGCGAGCACCGGCTCGTCTCCGTGCAGTGGCCCGCCTCGGTGCGGACCATCCTGGGCTCGGGTTGCCTCTCCAACCTCCACAACGGGCAGCACAAGCACCGCAAAAAG GTGATCATGCGTGCCTTCTCCCGGGACGCCCTGCAGCACTACGTGCCCGTCATCCAGGAGGAGGTGAGCGCCTGCCTGGAGCGGTGGCTGGGCGCCGCCGGGCCCTGCCTGCTCGTGTACCCCGAGGTGAAGCGCCTCATGTTTCGCATTGCCATGAGAATCCTGCTGGGCTTCCAGCCCCGCCAGGCCAGCCCCGACGGCgagcagcagctggtggaggCCTTCGAGGAGATGATCCGCAACCTCTTCTCCCTGCCCATCGATGTGCCGTTCAGTGGGCTCTACCGG GGCTTGCGGGCACGCAACATCATCCACGCCAAGATCGAGGAGAACATCCGTGCCAAGATGGCCCGCAAGGAGCCTGAGGGCGGCTACAAGGatgcactgcagctgctgatggAGCACACACAGGGTAATGGGGAGCAGCTCAACATGCAG GGGTTACTGTGCAGTTCCAGCCatgagaagcagctggacaTGGAGGTCTTGGAGCAGCTGAAGTACACGGGCTGTGTCATCAAAGAGACTCTCAGGCTGAGCCCGCCTGTTCCTGGAGGATTTCGAATTGCACTCAAGACCCTTGAGCTAAAT GGTTACCAGATCCCTAAAGGTTGGAATGTTATTTACAGTATCTGTGATACACATGATGTGGCAGATCTCTTTACCAATAAGGAGGAATTTAACCCAGATCGCTTCATGTCTCCATCTCCAGAGGATTCCTCTAGGTTCAGTTTCATTCCTTTTGGTGGGGGCTTGAGGAGCTGCGTGGGCAAAGAGTTTGCAAAAGTCCtcctaaaaatatttacagtggAGTTGGCTCGGAGCTGTGACTGGCAGCTGCTGAATGGACCTCCTACAATGAAAACGGGCCCCATAGTGTACCCTGTGGACAATCTGCCTACCAAATTCATAGGTTTCAGTGGCCAGATCTGA